In Thermococcus gorgonarius, the genomic window AAGCCGAGCTCCTCCAGAAGGGCGTTTATCTCGGGGTTGTTGAACCTGAACTCACCAAACTCTCCCTCGCTCGGCGGGAAGACATGGACTTTAGCTATCTCGGACTTCAGCGGCTTGAGGACTTCGAATATGGACATGATCTTTCCTTCACCCGAATCCTCAAAAAGTTGGCGATGGCGGTTTGCCGGTGTCGTGAGGTCTTTCAGTATGGCGGGGGAAGTTACAAGAGTGAAATTGTATAACGGTGGTTATACTAATGGCCATTATAGAAAGGTCGCCGAACTCGAGATAGTCCCTGACAAGGGCCTTCTCCCGAGAAAGCCCGAGAACGCGAAGGCCTTCGACTGGAGGGATGCTTTAACGCTCGCCCCATAACGGCTCCCAGTCGTCGCAAACGAAGTTCATGTGGACGGTCTTCATGTGCTTCCTGCATATTCCATAGGTCTGAAAGTATGAGTCAATCGGCCCGAACCAGCGGCAGTTCTTGCAGGCCTTGGACCCTTCCATAAGGCTCACCAGGTGCCTCTGGTTGCCGGGCGTATTAAGTTTTTCTGAAAAAAGAAAAAGAAAAGAAAAAAATCAGCGGAGGTTTTCGGCCTCCGCGTAAAGCTTGGCCTTCTCGACGAGAACCTTGAGGAGCTCAATGAACTCGCGGGCGTTCTTCTCCGAGTAGGGGAGGAGAAAGCTGAGAACCCCGCTGAAGCGGGCGTGGTCTTCGAGGAGTATAAGGGAGAGCTCGACCGGCCTGACCGACCTTCCGAAGAGCCCGTCGTGGGTGCTCTTCAAATAAACCTCATAACGTTTATGGGCCTTCATACTACCACCTCCCGTGCGCGCCCCAAATGGGGCAAAAAAGAAAGGTTACCGGAGCAGGGCCCTTATCTCTTCCTCGCTGAGGATCCGCTCGATGTATTTGGAGAGAACGTAGGCGAGGAGGAAGACGTTCTCGGGCGTCAAGTCAACGGCCTCGTAGATGTAGCGGTCGTAGCCGTCGGCGATGATGAAGCGGAAGCTTTCCGCCTCGAACTGCACCTCGACCCTGAGGGGCCCGTCCACGCTCTCTAACTCAAGAACGTAGTAATCAAAATCCATTGCATACACCACGACCACCGCGCAGAAGAGTGAGGGCGCTCTCAGGCGGTTGCGATTCGCGCTTTCAGGTTTATAAATTTTTCGGTTTCAGCTGAAAAGGAAAGGTCACCGGCCGGCGATGAGCTTCGCCTGCTCCTCCATGAGCCTGCACTGCTCCTGCTTTTTGCGGATGGACATCACAAATTTGTAAAGCAGATAAAGGCCGAGCCCGAACACCGGAATCATGGCGATGCTCATGACAATGGCGACTGCGTAGCCAACCTTCTGGACGGTCGTGAAGCACCTTATCCCCACGGGTATCACCGCCACAGTAGAACCGGGCTAGTGCTTTGGAAACTTTGGAGCCAAAGCGCGAGGTCCAGCAGGAGGGTCGGATGGTAGCCTCGGTTACGAAACGGTTCTAATTCTCAAAAAAGACGAATCGCATGACCCTGAAATCGGGTTCGGGGGTTTCCAAAGCCGTAGTTGGTTCTGAAACTCGTGAACTACTTCCTCAAGAAGTACGGCTGGAGTAAGGCGGCACTATTTCCAGAGCACTATGCTAGTTCTGAAACCATAGGCTTTTTTTGCCCCTTTGGGCAAACAAAGTAAGGAAAAACTCCTATATAAGCTTTTCGCTCTTCTACGACCGTGAAAAATTTGTCCTTAAAACGCTCTTCTCAAACTAACTCCCGTTGGAAAAAGTCAGGCCGGGATGTTTCATGGCCCTTCCGGATAATAGAAGGCTAACAAAACGGCCGTTTTTATTCAGCTGACTTTTGCAGACTTAAAAAGCTGAAATTCCCTAAATCCTCGGAATTTGCTCTACCTATCTCCTCGGAAAATCTTACTCTACCCTCAAAAGCCCTTAAAAATGCCCCTTTTATCCCACTTTTAAAGACCTTTCCGCTTTTCTGTGCTAGGTAAATAAAAGTCTATCCTGCCGTTTTTAGTCGTTTTGGGCGATTTCTTTTCTCCTTTTACAAAACGTTCATTTGATTACCTTTATGTAGCGTAAAAATGCGAAGTCCGTTTTTCAGCAGTATTTTTCGTTTTTCAGCCACCAATGGCGAAATCGTTCTACCTATCTCGCCGGAGGTCCCCCTAAAACCTCGAAAAGGCCTTCTCTCGTCTTCTTTTTCAATGCACAGGTTTGGAAACAGGACAATCTTATCCATCAAATAAACTGAAAAAGCCCTATAAGGTCTTTTCTACTCAGAAAAAGCTGGTGCACCGTTAAACCCGAAAAAAGAAGGAAACCGCCGGAGAGGAAATGCACACTGTTACGCAAGTATGGGAACTTTAAAAAGTCCGACGGAAAGGCGAAGGTTTCCCTCAACATTATTGAAGCACTACACCATAAAGACCCCACCCAAGGCACGCCTTAAGTCTCCTCCTACTCCTCTTCTACCTTCTTTTGGCCCCATCAATACCCTTTTATCCTCTCTATCCAAGACTTCCACGGTGGTAGCATGGCACTTAGAAAATTTGGTGATTCTGCGTACCTCTATCCGGGAAGTCCCTCGACGCTAATCCGGGTTTTTGACGGGAAGGCTGTCCTAATCGACCCCGGCCACGGGAGCGGGCGACATAAAGATTTGAAAAGGGAGATCAGGAAGCTTGAATTTGATGTCAGGGCCCAGCTGGCGACTCATGGGCACGCTGACCACGTAGCCGTTGCCCCAAAGATAAGCGCGCCGCTCTTCATACACCGCTTCGAGTTCTCGATAGCTGAAAGCCCGCTCAACAGGGAGCTTTTGACCTTCGGCTCAAAGGCACCAAAAGGCTTTCTCGTCTTCCAGTTTCCGGAGGAGGTGAAGGTTCACGCCGTCTTCGAGTGGGGCGATGAGCTTTTTGGAGCAAAGGCCATAAGGCTCAACGGCCACTCGCCGGGGATGACGGGCTTCCTGGATGATGAAAACGGGCTGATCTACGCCGGCGACTCCTTCTTCGGCGAGAGGCTCATCCAGTCCGTCGGGGTGCCGTACCTCGTCGATCCGGAATCATTTAAGGCCTCAATTAAAGAATTACAGAATTATGTAAACAAAGGCTACCTGCTTATCCCCTCGCACGGTAAGCCGGTTGAGGAGGAAGAAGCGGTAAAACTGCTTGAGTTCAACCTCAAACGTGTGGAAGAAACCGAGTCCCTGATTCTGGATCTTCTGCAAAACCCGATGTCTGCCGACGAGCTGGCCTTCAGGATAATGGAGCACTACGGCGTAGCCATAACCCCCCAGAAGCTCGCCCTCAACCTCGTCCCGGTGAGAGCTTTCATAGCGGAGCTTTACAACAGGGGGGAGATAGAGGCCCTCGCGGATGGAGGACTTAAGTGGAGGACAAAGACCCGCTGAAGCCATGAACCAAAAACTTCAGGGGTATCTCTCTTGATACCACCTCTTTCAATAGCCGTCATGAAAACGATGGCCTGAAAAATAGAAGAATATACCAGCGATGACGGGCAAATTGTGAAAAGGGATCAGCCGAAGAGCCACAGAACCGCTCCCGGGAACCTTTTGCCCCAGTAGTATTCGTTGTGCTCACCGCCCTCATCGATGACCACCTTGAGGTTCACCCCCTCCGTGTAGCCCCTGTTCTCAAGTATTTTGACCATTTTCTCGGCACCGCTGACTATTTCCTGTGATTCAGCCGTTCCCCAGTCGATATATATCCTCTTCGGCCCCTTGCTGGCGTTCTTAACGAAGTCGTAAATTTGTGGGTTGAACCAGAACGCTGGACTCATGGCCCCAACGTACTGGAAGACGTCTGGATATAGGAACCCGGCATAGAGTGCCATCAGTCCCCCCAGCGAGGAACCCATGATGCCCGTCTTTTCCGGATCGGTTCGGTACTGGCTGTCTATGAACGGCTTGAGGTTCTCCACTATGAACTCAAGCGTGGCATTCCCGAGACCGCCCCGTCCGTACTTTTCGTTTACCCATGGGGCGTACTCGTCGATTCTCTTATCGCCTCCGTTGTCTATCCCGACGACGATTATTGAGAAGTTTTCTTCTCCATAGAGCTTTTCGAGGGCCTCATCGACACCCCACTCTTCCAGAAAAGCCGTTGCGCTGTCGAAGAGGTTCTGGCCGTCGAACATGTAGAGAACCGGGTACCTCTTTCTCGACGAGTTGTAATCCGGGGGAAGGTAAACCCATGTCCTTCTCGTGTCGTTCAGCTGTGGGATAAACCTCTTGAAAGTTCTGACGTCGCCCGTTATTGTGTGCTCCTTGCTGGACTCAACGTAGTCGCGCCAGTTGTGGACGGTAAACTCATAGGTGCCGGGCTCTTTGAAAACGAAGCGCCTGTTCGGGATCTCCTCCTCGTTGGGCCCTTTTTCAACCGTCTCCCACGAGCCTCTCGTGAACTTGAACTCTATGACCGTCCCGTAGGGAAAGGTCAGGTTTATGGCC contains:
- a CDS encoding alpha/beta hydrolase-fold protein: MDVRLIGALMIIGILALSGLYFGINHGSGVQSGDIPGVNTSGTTSSGNPDNAGTKATGHTTFQTTTSTTSTSTTSHRTGITLPVTTTTSPLTVTTTVNEITVAFIVSVPEYTPDGDYVYIAGDFNGWNPGDERYRLKKLPDGRWAINLTFPYGTVIEFKFTRGSWETVEKGPNEEEIPNRRFVFKEPGTYEFTVHNWRDYVESSKEHTITGDVRTFKRFIPQLNDTRRTWVYLPPDYNSSRKRYPVLYMFDGQNLFDSATAFLEEWGVDEALEKLYGEENFSIIVVGIDNGGDKRIDEYAPWVNEKYGRGGLGNATLEFIVENLKPFIDSQYRTDPEKTGIMGSSLGGLMALYAGFLYPDVFQYVGAMSPAFWFNPQIYDFVKNASKGPKRIYIDWGTAESQEIVSGAEKMVKILENRGYTEGVNLKVVIDEGGEHNEYYWGKRFPGAVLWLFG
- a CDS encoding MBL fold metallo-hydrolase; the protein is MALRKFGDSAYLYPGSPSTLIRVFDGKAVLIDPGHGSGRHKDLKREIRKLEFDVRAQLATHGHADHVAVAPKISAPLFIHRFEFSIAESPLNRELLTFGSKAPKGFLVFQFPEEVKVHAVFEWGDELFGAKAIRLNGHSPGMTGFLDDENGLIYAGDSFFGERLIQSVGVPYLVDPESFKASIKELQNYVNKGYLLIPSHGKPVEEEEAVKLLEFNLKRVEETESLILDLLQNPMSADELAFRIMEHYGVAITPQKLALNLVPVRAFIAELYNRGEIEALADGGLKWRTKTR